One part of the Arachidicoccus terrestris genome encodes these proteins:
- a CDS encoding ligand-binding sensor domain-containing protein produces the protein MKENQYKQSWKIPTAATAPRHWMQTVLLPVVLFYFSQKVSGQSTYFRHYQVEDGLSNNTVFCSVLDRHGFLWLGTKDGLDCFSGYNFKEYSHGDQPHQLKDSYIRSLFLDTSGLRDILLVGTRIGVFRFDPLKEQFDFILKTGGEVDGMVKDNTGHLWVIAHKKLICQDLGSGSVVSIPSLTHLEATALCKTPDGSVWVATASGSINRLVQNAEGDYQRLESYDIFAGAGQLNPKWIERICAMKDGRILIGTSNYGAKLFDPKNGSVRSLITYNSEKNGIFARDFKEVGDSVIWIGTESGIYIYHLPTGTYKNLTQKTGDAYSLSDNAVYTLTVDREGGIWAGTYSGGLNYYPHPYSNFEKYYSGQGDENALSGNVVREICQDSSGDLWIGTEDGGLNRLNPTTGKIRHFKATGNPSDISYPNIHGLLSYGDTLLIGTFEHGLDVLNLTTGKVTGHFPDQARQAGRETVLKSNFIVTICRSLDGAVYLGTRLGLYRFYPDKNSAGNYFESIVPELAAAFIHTLMVDSKGRIWIGTMGSGLYSYDPGTGAVQKFTHARDRGSSVSNNWITTTFEDSRGRLWVGTEGGGLCLQHKNNPQVFTCYTTQDGLPSNTVYKILEDNQGYLWLTTSRGLVHFNTATGKKEIFTTANGLLSDQFNYNSGFKDLKGRLYFGCVKGLISFDPASFSRSTFTAPLYITSIQAEGKEIATWNDLLNSKLSEDSNRDMSPHYIEIPHRKSSITIEFAALSYTAPEMIQYQYKLEGLDKNWTYLSSNRKVYFTNLSPGTYTFKVKSTNVSGKWNPKETILYLRILPTFWESNLAIALYVLTGLGIALFLFRSYHDRVREKNKRLVEHMAYVKEKELYEAKIDFFTHVTHEIKTPLTLIKAPLEKITKHIDQYPGIQKYIRMIQRNATRLIALSEQLLDFRKAEVAGYPLHKEAVDMRGLLQEISQDFTALARERGIRFKMHLPDKPAVTWADKDAITKILTNLLDNGTKYAASVLEAGLQTDDVDGRRLVFYTLNDGPLIDQADQQRIFEPFVRLDTAKSSSGAGLGLSLCRTLANLHGGTLTLHRSTAGFNKFILTLPVQHV, from the coding sequence ATGAAAGAAAACCAATACAAGCAGAGCTGGAAAATACCGACAGCAGCCACTGCGCCCCGACACTGGATGCAGACGGTACTGCTGCCAGTGGTATTATTCTATTTTTCTCAGAAAGTTTCTGGACAGTCAACCTATTTCCGGCACTATCAGGTAGAAGACGGCCTCTCCAATAACACCGTCTTTTGTTCAGTACTGGACCGGCACGGCTTTTTATGGCTGGGCACCAAAGACGGACTGGACTGTTTCAGCGGATACAATTTTAAAGAATACAGCCACGGAGACCAGCCACATCAGCTAAAGGACAGTTATATCAGAAGCCTTTTTCTGGACACTTCCGGCCTGCGTGATATCCTGCTGGTCGGTACCCGTATCGGGGTATTCCGTTTTGATCCATTAAAAGAGCAGTTTGATTTTATATTAAAGACCGGCGGTGAGGTGGATGGCATGGTAAAAGATAATACTGGGCATTTATGGGTAATTGCCCACAAAAAACTTATCTGCCAGGATCTTGGCAGCGGCAGCGTTGTGTCCATACCTTCCCTGACCCATCTGGAAGCCACCGCCCTCTGTAAAACACCGGACGGAAGTGTCTGGGTAGCCACGGCATCCGGCAGTATAAATCGCCTGGTTCAAAATGCCGAGGGAGATTATCAGCGACTTGAAAGCTACGATATATTTGCCGGTGCCGGCCAGCTGAATCCAAAATGGATTGAGCGCATTTGCGCCATGAAAGACGGCCGTATTCTGATCGGCACGTCCAATTACGGCGCAAAGCTTTTCGATCCGAAAAATGGATCTGTCCGCTCATTGATTACCTATAACAGCGAGAAAAACGGCATCTTTGCCCGTGATTTCAAAGAAGTGGGAGATTCCGTCATTTGGATCGGCACTGAATCCGGCATCTACATCTATCATCTCCCAACAGGCACTTATAAGAACCTCACCCAAAAAACAGGGGACGCTTATTCTCTAAGTGACAACGCCGTATATACGCTCACCGTAGACCGGGAAGGCGGCATCTGGGCCGGCACCTATTCGGGAGGGCTTAATTACTACCCGCATCCATACAGTAATTTTGAAAAATACTACAGCGGACAGGGAGATGAGAATGCCCTCTCAGGCAATGTGGTCCGGGAAATCTGCCAGGACAGTAGCGGTGATCTGTGGATCGGCACCGAAGACGGAGGGCTGAACCGACTGAACCCGACCACGGGCAAAATCCGGCATTTTAAGGCAACCGGAAACCCTTCCGACATTAGCTATCCGAATATTCATGGCCTGTTGAGTTATGGGGACACACTACTGATCGGCACTTTCGAACACGGTCTGGATGTACTGAACCTTACAACGGGAAAAGTAACCGGTCACTTTCCGGATCAGGCAAGACAGGCCGGCCGCGAAACGGTGCTTAAAAGTAATTTTATCGTAACCATTTGCCGCAGTCTGGACGGAGCGGTTTATCTGGGTACCCGCCTTGGCTTATACCGGTTCTACCCGGATAAAAACTCCGCCGGAAATTATTTTGAGTCGATTGTTCCCGAGCTGGCTGCCGCCTTTATACACACGCTTATGGTGGACAGTAAAGGCAGGATCTGGATCGGCACCATGGGCAGCGGCCTTTATAGTTATGACCCTGGTACCGGGGCGGTTCAAAAATTTACGCATGCCAGGGATCGTGGCAGTTCTGTCAGCAATAACTGGATTACGACTACTTTTGAAGACAGCAGGGGCAGACTCTGGGTAGGTACGGAAGGTGGCGGACTTTGTCTACAGCATAAAAACAATCCACAGGTTTTCACCTGCTATACCACCCAGGACGGGCTGCCCAGCAACACGGTTTATAAAATCCTTGAAGACAATCAGGGCTATCTCTGGCTGACCACCTCCAGAGGACTGGTCCACTTCAATACCGCAACCGGTAAAAAGGAAATCTTTACCACTGCCAACGGCTTGCTCAGTGACCAGTTTAATTATAATTCGGGGTTTAAGGACCTAAAGGGCAGATTATATTTTGGCTGTGTAAAAGGTCTGATCAGTTTTGATCCGGCCAGTTTTTCGCGGTCCACATTTACGGCACCGCTTTATATCACATCCATACAGGCAGAGGGAAAGGAGATAGCGACCTGGAATGACCTGCTCAATAGTAAACTCTCAGAAGACAGCAACAGGGATATGAGCCCTCATTACATCGAAATCCCTCACCGCAAATCTTCCATCACCATTGAATTCGCGGCACTTTCTTATACGGCACCGGAAATGATCCAGTACCAGTACAAACTCGAAGGTTTGGATAAAAACTGGACCTATCTAAGCAGTAACAGGAAGGTGTACTTTACCAACCTTTCTCCTGGCACCTATACTTTTAAGGTTAAATCGACCAATGTCAGCGGAAAATGGAATCCTAAAGAAACTATTCTATACCTCCGCATACTGCCGACCTTCTGGGAAAGTAATCTGGCAATCGCACTGTATGTGCTGACCGGTCTGGGCATTGCCCTGTTTTTATTCAGGAGTTATCACGACCGCGTCCGGGAAAAAAACAAAAGGCTGGTAGAACACATGGCCTATGTCAAGGAGAAAGAACTCTACGAAGCGAAAATTGACTTCTTTACCCATGTAACCCATGAGATTAAAACACCGCTGACCCTCATAAAAGCGCCGCTGGAAAAGATTACCAAACACATCGATCAGTATCCGGGAATACAAAAATATATCCGGATGATTCAACGCAACGCCACCCGGCTGATTGCTTTGAGCGAGCAATTGCTGGATTTCAGAAAAGCGGAGGTTGCCGGCTACCCGTTGCATAAAGAAGCGGTGGACATGCGCGGCCTGCTTCAGGAAATCAGTCAGGATTTTACCGCACTGGCCAGGGAAAGAGGAATCAGATTCAAAATGCATCTGCCGGATAAACCGGCTGTTACGTGGGCCGATAAAGACGCCATCACTAAAATCTTGACCAATTTGCTGGACAACGGTACGAAATATGCAGCATCCGTATTAGAAGCCGGACTGCAAACAGATGACGTCGATGGCCGCCGGCTGGTCTTTTATACACTTAATGACGGGCCGCTTATCGACCAGGCAGATCAGCAAAGAATTTTTGAACCTTTTGTCCGACTGGATACAGCTAAAAGCAGTTCCGGAGCGGGACTCGGGCTCTCACTTTGCAGAACACTGGCGAATCTGCACGGAGGCACGCTAACACTGCACCGGTCAACTGCCGGTTTCAATAAATTCATCTTAACTTTACCTGTACAACACGTGTAA
- a CDS encoding RagB/SusD family nutrient uptake outer membrane protein, which produces MKQSKNTFLLSLSVACLLGLASCSKDLEIANPNAPTIDNFWKTANDAQSGVNAIYSTYHRVGLARNEFFLTIVRSDEGFSTSPNSTLINNFDVFNVTNYNLWETTTVWQDLYVGIGRCNQVLDNVPAIDMDETVKNQLLGEAKFMRGFFYYYLATLWGNVPVLLKTSLPTDYPPTTPQAEVYQQCEADFKAAAAVLPVKYDNAGVGRATRGAAYGMLGKCYLQMHDYANAAAALKWLTEGEGKDVYALMDNYRDNFLEATENNKESVFEFQNAVNPAENHDNDASGNPDNLNYGTSIPPFFAPRPIGFTDGQARRWCVWEFLKEKTTDGKRDPRLAASFIYDSTDVRGPDYTMVYGQSWTSRGYADVEGDPIAQATQNTVYFRKFLNDATSNGEVFHSGNNYRYLRYSDVLLLYAEALNGLGETAKAYPFVNKVRARAGLAPLAGGMDKAAFLTQIKHERLTELCGEGHRWEDLVRWGDLSTKLATRDEGFSHYTDKYALLPIPQYELDVNTHMQQNEGW; this is translated from the coding sequence ATGAAACAATCTAAAAATACGTTCCTGCTGTCGTTATCTGTCGCATGTCTATTGGGGCTGGCCTCCTGCAGTAAGGACCTTGAAATAGCAAATCCCAATGCACCGACCATCGATAATTTCTGGAAAACAGCGAACGATGCACAGAGCGGCGTGAATGCCATTTACAGTACCTATCACCGGGTAGGTCTGGCTAGAAACGAATTCTTTTTGACGATCGTCCGTTCCGACGAGGGATTCAGCACCAGTCCCAACTCTACGTTGATCAATAATTTTGACGTGTTCAACGTGACCAACTATAATCTCTGGGAGACAACCACCGTCTGGCAGGATTTATATGTAGGTATCGGCAGATGTAATCAGGTGCTGGACAATGTGCCGGCCATCGATATGGATGAAACGGTCAAAAATCAGTTACTGGGAGAAGCCAAATTCATGCGCGGATTCTTTTACTATTACCTGGCCACACTCTGGGGCAATGTGCCCGTCCTGTTAAAGACTTCTCTTCCCACGGACTATCCACCCACAACGCCGCAGGCTGAAGTCTATCAGCAGTGTGAAGCAGACTTTAAAGCCGCCGCCGCCGTTCTTCCGGTTAAATATGATAATGCGGGCGTCGGAAGGGCAACCAGGGGTGCTGCCTACGGCATGCTGGGGAAATGTTATCTGCAGATGCATGACTATGCCAATGCGGCCGCGGCCTTAAAGTGGCTCACTGAGGGAGAGGGAAAAGATGTCTATGCACTCATGGACAATTACCGCGATAACTTTTTGGAAGCGACGGAAAATAACAAGGAATCTGTATTTGAATTTCAGAACGCCGTCAACCCGGCGGAAAATCATGACAATGACGCCAGCGGTAATCCCGATAACCTGAACTATGGCACTTCCATTCCGCCGTTTTTCGCACCCAGGCCCATCGGGTTTACTGACGGTCAGGCCCGACGCTGGTGCGTATGGGAGTTCCTGAAGGAGAAGACCACGGACGGTAAGCGGGATCCAAGGCTGGCGGCCAGTTTTATCTACGACTCTACCGATGTGCGGGGCCCGGACTATACCATGGTCTACGGACAGAGCTGGACATCCAGGGGGTATGCCGACGTAGAAGGTGATCCGATTGCCCAGGCGACCCAGAACACGGTGTACTTCCGGAAATTTTTGAACGATGCAACTTCCAACGGGGAAGTGTTCCATTCAGGGAACAATTATCGCTACCTTCGTTACAGCGATGTATTATTGCTCTATGCAGAAGCCTTAAACGGACTCGGTGAAACTGCCAAAGCTTATCCCTTTGTCAATAAAGTGCGGGCAAGGGCCGGCCTGGCGCCGCTGGCTGGCGGGATGGACAAGGCCGCATTTTTAACCCAGATCAAACATGAGCGGCTGACTGAACTCTGTGGTGAAGGGCACCGCTGGGAAGACCTGGTCCGCTGGGGCGATCTCAGCACCAAACTGGCCACAAGAGACGAAGGCTTCAGTCACTATACGGATAAATATGCTTTACTGCCCATTCCCCAGTATGAACTGGATGTCAACACGCATATGCAACAAAATGAAGGCTGGTAG
- a CDS encoding SusC/RagA family TonB-linked outer membrane protein has product MNYYYHSNDGHSEGRTLRPAGLKCQPGLLAFKSLLAMLLSLFAGVLFSNGVLAQSAAEVSGIVQDQAGTPLGGVSVEVKTDGSDLSGTRGSLTDNNGKFTVNVAAGDSIIFSYVGFQRYAIRYQNEKDLHISLVPTASRQDSVVVIGYQTVLKKDLTGATGVVDMDNSTKVSAGTVAEGIQGLVPGVTVRNGGAPGQNSVIEIRGVGSFQNASPLYVIDGMLSDANVTINPDDIASIQVLKDASAAAIYGSRAGNGVVIITTKRGRAGAPVVSLSGKYGLQQLPKTWDVMDATGFLATAKQQYTNSGVAMPKDIQEQLKNNTINVDWQDAVYRTSAYQDYTLGVSGGSNTANYYIAGSYYGNEGTVVGNKFTRASLRINTEVRKGRVTFGEHLMLTDNNNHHPGGGVNVFYNSAQMLPIIMTQSESYKDPIQYPSNPAGWGLGSANNPTYANNYLAAAALDRISNEYGKLVGNGYLQIKLADWLTYKFNAGLEVSYDYTGEIRDTGVWRYTNQPAQTFAAETRSRFTNLLLEHTINFDHHFGKHYINGVVGFSRTQQDRSYTGASRTLLQNLNGNLYSTISSAIGTPSASGGVSNKWRSHGWLGRVNYNYADRYLLTLTGRIDQDSRFGPDYRTGYFPSAAAAWRVSKEDFFTSELINDLKIRASYGQLGFSDALAAWQYVGYVSSTTRAVYGTDETPHLGQYQAIVTNPDLHWEKRNQLDIGADITLLDNRLDVSLDWYRSTSDDVLLVVPLPQYLGSSGSPFVNTGSIRNTGIEFSATYRDHSHALKWDLAGNFTTIKNKVLSVGNQGLDENGNKVDYLQPANFVRSQVGHPMASWYVIQTDGIFQSAEEVNNYKSSDGKIIQPNAKPGDIRYIDLNDDGQINDNDRSFHGSPWPTLQAGLQFNASYRGFTLNMQWIGIFGNQIYDDVRRPLDSYQLVNFRSDINPWTPDNTNTDDPRLAIDNGSDPSVSANNMAQTDRWLESGSYARLRNLEIGYSFATDWLGKMKIRNARVFVSGQNLFTITKYRGLDPDVANGNLSMRGMDSGFWPSSRIYSLGIHMEF; this is encoded by the coding sequence ATGAATTACTATTACCATTCCAATGACGGTCATTCAGAAGGCCGGACACTTCGGCCGGCAGGGCTCAAATGCCAGCCAGGACTGCTAGCGTTTAAAAGCCTGCTTGCCATGCTTTTATCACTGTTTGCGGGCGTGTTGTTTTCAAATGGGGTACTGGCCCAGTCGGCTGCCGAAGTGTCGGGTATTGTTCAGGACCAGGCCGGCACGCCACTGGGGGGCGTTTCCGTTGAGGTCAAGACGGACGGCAGTGATCTGTCAGGCACCCGGGGCAGTCTGACTGACAACAACGGGAAATTTACGGTCAATGTCGCCGCCGGGGATTCCATTATTTTTTCCTATGTGGGATTTCAGCGTTATGCGATTCGGTATCAAAATGAAAAGGACTTACATATATCGCTGGTACCCACAGCTTCCAGGCAGGATTCCGTTGTTGTAATTGGGTATCAGACGGTCCTCAAAAAAGATCTGACCGGTGCGACCGGTGTGGTCGACATGGACAACTCCACGAAAGTGTCTGCGGGAACGGTAGCGGAAGGCATTCAGGGACTGGTTCCAGGCGTAACGGTCCGCAACGGCGGTGCACCCGGACAGAACAGTGTCATTGAAATCCGTGGTGTGGGCAGTTTCCAGAATGCCAGTCCGTTATATGTCATCGACGGGATGCTCTCCGATGCAAATGTTACCATCAATCCGGATGATATCGCCAGTATACAGGTACTGAAAGACGCTTCGGCGGCGGCGATCTATGGCTCCAGAGCCGGTAACGGCGTGGTGATTATCACGACCAAAAGAGGCCGGGCGGGGGCACCAGTCGTATCCCTGTCTGGTAAATATGGGTTGCAGCAGCTGCCCAAAACCTGGGACGTTATGGATGCCACCGGTTTTCTGGCAACAGCCAAACAGCAGTATACCAATTCAGGGGTCGCCATGCCCAAAGATATTCAGGAGCAGCTTAAAAACAATACAATTAATGTAGACTGGCAGGACGCTGTTTACAGGACCAGTGCCTATCAGGATTATACCCTGGGAGTATCGGGCGGGTCTAATACGGCAAACTATTATATCGCGGGATCTTATTACGGTAATGAAGGAACGGTCGTGGGTAATAAATTCACTCGGGCCAGCCTGCGTATCAATACAGAAGTCCGCAAGGGCCGTGTAACATTCGGGGAACACCTGATGCTGACCGATAATAATAACCATCATCCGGGCGGCGGTGTCAATGTATTTTATAATTCGGCACAGATGCTGCCGATTATTATGACCCAGAGTGAGTCTTATAAGGACCCGATCCAGTATCCGTCCAATCCCGCCGGCTGGGGGCTGGGATCGGCTAATAATCCCACCTATGCCAATAACTATCTGGCTGCCGCCGCGCTGGACAGAATCAGCAACGAGTACGGTAAACTCGTCGGCAACGGCTATCTGCAGATTAAACTGGCAGACTGGCTGACCTATAAATTCAATGCCGGGCTGGAAGTCAGTTACGATTATACGGGTGAAATCCGCGATACCGGAGTCTGGCGCTATACCAATCAGCCTGCGCAGACTTTTGCCGCGGAGACCAGAAGCAGGTTCACCAATCTGTTGCTGGAACATACCATCAACTTTGATCATCATTTCGGGAAACATTATATCAACGGCGTGGTCGGTTTCTCCAGAACCCAGCAGGACAGAAGCTATACCGGTGCTTCCAGAACGTTATTGCAAAACCTGAACGGCAACCTGTATTCCACGATCAGCTCGGCCATCGGTACACCGTCCGCATCAGGAGGCGTGAGTAATAAATGGCGTTCCCACGGCTGGCTGGGACGGGTTAATTACAATTATGCTGACAGGTATCTGCTGACACTGACCGGCAGAATTGACCAGGATTCCCGTTTCGGCCCGGATTACCGGACCGGTTATTTCCCTTCAGCCGCGGCTGCCTGGAGAGTCAGTAAAGAAGACTTCTTTACAAGTGAGCTGATCAACGACCTGAAAATCCGCGCCTCCTACGGCCAGTTGGGCTTCAGTGATGCGCTGGCCGCCTGGCAGTATGTAGGTTATGTGAGCAGCACCACCCGCGCCGTTTACGGCACGGATGAAACGCCGCACCTGGGCCAGTATCAGGCCATCGTGACCAATCCGGACCTACACTGGGAAAAGCGCAATCAACTTGACATTGGCGCCGATATTACCTTACTGGATAACCGTCTGGATGTTTCCCTGGACTGGTACCGGTCTACCTCCGATGACGTATTGCTAGTGGTGCCCTTACCACAATACCTGGGAAGCAGTGGCAGTCCTTTTGTGAATACCGGCTCCATCCGCAATACGGGAATAGAGTTTTCTGCCACCTACCGTGACCATAGCCACGCGCTGAAATGGGACTTGGCTGGTAATTTCACGACGATTAAAAACAAAGTTCTGTCCGTCGGAAACCAGGGGCTGGATGAGAACGGTAATAAAGTGGATTATCTGCAGCCCGCCAACTTTGTCCGCTCACAGGTAGGCCATCCCATGGCGTCGTGGTATGTGATCCAGACCGACGGCATTTTCCAGTCTGCCGAAGAAGTCAATAATTATAAAAGCAGCGATGGAAAAATTATTCAGCCCAATGCGAAGCCTGGAGATATCCGTTACATAGACCTGAACGATGACGGGCAGATCAATGATAACGACCGCAGCTTCCATGGTTCTCCATGGCCGACCTTACAGGCAGGCCTGCAGTTCAATGCAAGTTACCGGGGCTTTACACTGAATATGCAGTGGATCGGAATCTTCGGCAATCAGATCTATGATGATGTGCGCCGCCCGCTGGACAGCTACCAGCTGGTGAATTTCCGCTCCGATATTAACCCCTGGACACCTGACAACACCAATACGGATGACCCCAGACTGGCCATTGATAACGGCAGCGACCCTTCGGTCTCCGCCAATAATATGGCACAGACCGATCGATGGCTGGAAAGCGGCTCGTATGCCCGTTTACGCAACCTGGAAATCGGGTACAGCTTTGCCACGGACTGGCTGGGCAAAATGAAAATCCGCAACGCCCGTGTTTTTGTCAGCGGACAGAACCTGTTTACCATCACCAAATACAGAGGGCTGGATCCGGATGTTGCCAACGGCAATTTAAGCATGCGCGGAATGGATTCCGGCTTCTGGCCTTCCAGCAGGATCTATTCCCTGGGCATCCATATGGAATTTTAA
- a CDS encoding cellulase family glycosylhydrolase, whose protein sequence is MTDSKDSTSNHKMQAGTAAVWSAQQANDWYQAQGWLTGADYIPSNAVNQLEMWQKETFSPDLIDKEFQLAENIGFNTMRVFLHSLVWKEDADGFKKRIDQFLTIAEKHHIKPMFVFFDDCWNKQASPGPQPAPKTGVHNSGWVQDPGQPRSEDTTIFPELEKYVTDIMTTFKSDKRILAWDLYNEPGNNGKANKSMPLLKAVLKWAHAVRPDQPITVGLWKWDLEDLNKVQIAGSDIISYHDYETPDWHQRVVQLLKAFGRPVICTEYMARTRKSLFSNTLPMLKKENVGAINWGFVEGKTNTIYAWDSPMPDGGEPKLWFHDIFRKDFTPYKQDEVDLIKKLNGKQ, encoded by the coding sequence ATGACAGACAGTAAGGATAGTACGTCAAATCATAAGATGCAGGCGGGAACTGCGGCCGTCTGGTCTGCCCAGCAGGCCAACGACTGGTATCAGGCCCAGGGCTGGCTGACCGGTGCGGACTATATTCCTAGTAATGCTGTCAATCAGCTGGAAATGTGGCAGAAGGAGACTTTCAGCCCCGATTTGATCGATAAAGAATTTCAGTTGGCTGAAAATATCGGATTTAATACGATGCGGGTTTTCTTACACAGTCTGGTCTGGAAAGAAGACGCGGACGGTTTTAAAAAGAGAATCGATCAGTTTTTGACAATTGCCGAGAAACATCATATCAAACCGATGTTTGTCTTTTTTGATGACTGCTGGAATAAACAAGCCAGTCCCGGCCCCCAGCCGGCCCCCAAAACAGGCGTGCATAACTCCGGCTGGGTGCAGGACCCAGGACAGCCGAGGTCAGAAGATACAACAATTTTTCCAGAGCTGGAAAAATACGTAACAGATATAATGACAACCTTTAAAAGCGATAAGCGGATCCTCGCCTGGGATCTCTATAACGAACCGGGTAACAATGGGAAGGCAAATAAATCAATGCCTTTGCTGAAAGCGGTACTGAAGTGGGCACATGCTGTCCGTCCCGACCAGCCTATTACTGTGGGACTTTGGAAGTGGGATCTGGAGGATCTCAATAAAGTGCAGATTGCCGGTTCCGATATTATTTCCTATCATGATTATGAAACACCCGACTGGCATCAAAGGGTTGTGCAGTTGCTTAAGGCATTCGGCAGGCCCGTAATCTGTACGGAGTATATGGCCAGGACCCGCAAGAGTTTGTTCAGTAATACGCTGCCCATGCTTAAAAAGGAAAACGTCGGGGCCATTAACTGGGGTTTCGTGGAAGGAAAAACCAATACCATTTATGCCTGGGATTCGCCCATGCCGGACGGTGGAGAACCTAAGTTATGGTTCCATGATATCTTTAGAAAAGACTTTACTCCCTATAAACAGGACGAAGTTGATCTGATCAAAAAATTAAACGGTAAACAGTAA
- a CDS encoding glycoside hydrolase family 43 protein: protein MHEVSVRMRRSGAILLLAGLCLLWASCGKSGSGGGGTPPPGPDSPSTGKIFVNPLKKSGPDPWVIKKGSFYYYTQTSGNRISIWKTQYMEDLGAAKEVVIWNAPADASLPYSSDIWAPELHFLNDKWYMYFAADKNRDNTTHRMYVLENAAEDPTGTGWKFIGKIADPDDRWAIDGTVFTYQGVNYMAWSGWEASVDDRQCIYVAKLKDPVTIEGKRVKIASPTYDWEDRINEGPEAIISPKGQLFLTYSGNGCWSDDYCLGLLTLAEGGDPLNAEDWQKSPVPVFTKNVQGGVFGPGHNGFFASPDGKQNWIIYHANSSQGQGCGDSRSPRMQPFSWDQDGSPDFGRPVPINAPLEVPAT, encoded by the coding sequence ATGCACGAAGTATCTGTTAGAATGCGAAGGTCCGGGGCGATCCTGCTGCTTGCAGGCCTGTGCCTGCTGTGGGCGTCCTGTGGAAAATCCGGATCGGGTGGGGGCGGTACGCCGCCGCCCGGCCCGGACAGTCCATCGACGGGAAAAATATTTGTGAATCCGCTGAAAAAATCAGGGCCGGATCCCTGGGTCATTAAAAAAGGAAGTTTTTATTATTATACACAGACCTCGGGCAACCGGATCTCAATCTGGAAAACGCAGTATATGGAAGATCTGGGAGCCGCGAAAGAAGTCGTGATATGGAACGCTCCGGCGGATGCCAGCCTGCCGTACAGCAGTGATATATGGGCACCGGAACTGCATTTTCTCAATGACAAATGGTATATGTATTTTGCAGCGGATAAAAACAGAGACAACACTACACACCGTATGTATGTGCTGGAAAATGCAGCGGAGGATCCCACCGGTACCGGCTGGAAATTCATCGGCAAGATCGCTGATCCGGATGACCGCTGGGCCATCGACGGGACGGTGTTTACCTATCAGGGCGTCAATTATATGGCCTGGAGCGGATGGGAGGCGTCAGTTGATGACCGGCAATGTATTTATGTCGCGAAATTAAAAGACCCGGTTACCATCGAGGGAAAAAGAGTAAAGATTGCCAGCCCTACCTATGACTGGGAAGACCGGATCAATGAAGGTCCGGAAGCCATTATCAGCCCCAAAGGGCAACTTTTTCTGACCTATTCCGGTAATGGTTGCTGGTCGGACGACTACTGTCTGGGGCTGTTGACACTGGCAGAAGGAGGAGATCCGCTCAATGCGGAAGACTGGCAAAAATCGCCGGTGCCGGTGTTTACCAAAAATGTACAGGGCGGCGTCTTCGGTCCCGGCCATAACGGCTTCTTTGCCTCTCCTGACGGCAAGCAGAACTGGATCATCTACCATGCTAACAGCAGTCAGGGACAGGGATGCGGCGACAGCCGCAGTCCAAGGATGCAGCCCTTTAGCTGGGATCAGGACGGCAGTCCGGATTTTGGCAGGCCTGTGCCCATCAATGCACCGCTGGAGGTGCCGGCCACTTAG
- a CDS encoding response regulator transcription factor: MQATATHKHTILIVDDNTEILEFLQDDLEEQYTILTATSVKKALPYFEQEMITLVISDILMPETDGLEFCCMIKSNIELSHIPVILLTAKNGVPAKIEGLEQGADAYIEKPFSPEHLQVQIANLLSNRHRLRSYFSSFPLSTIHSMAHSSADEQFLNKLHQVIVQHLDDPDLDVDLLSTKLFISKPTLYRKIKSIADMTPGELITVTRLKKSAEYLAEQKYSITEISVMVGFNSATHFGRCFQKQFGMSPSKFLIQGQSE; encoded by the coding sequence ATGCAGGCAACGGCGACACATAAACACACAATCCTGATTGTAGACGACAATACGGAAATACTGGAATTTTTACAAGATGACCTGGAAGAGCAGTATACGATTCTCACGGCTACTTCTGTTAAAAAGGCGCTCCCTTATTTTGAGCAGGAAATGATTACACTTGTGATCAGCGACATATTGATGCCGGAAACAGATGGGCTGGAATTTTGTTGTATGATCAAATCAAATATTGAACTCAGCCATATCCCGGTCATTCTATTAACTGCAAAAAATGGTGTTCCGGCAAAAATAGAGGGCCTGGAGCAAGGCGCAGACGCCTACATTGAAAAGCCATTCTCTCCCGAGCATCTGCAGGTCCAGATTGCTAACCTGCTGAGTAATAGACACCGGCTTCGCTCCTACTTTTCCAGTTTCCCCCTTTCCACCATTCACAGCATGGCACATAGCTCCGCAGATGAACAGTTTTTAAATAAACTGCACCAGGTAATCGTACAACACCTGGATGATCCGGATCTGGATGTTGACCTGCTATCCACCAAGCTTTTCATCAGCAAACCAACTTTATACAGAAAGATCAAATCTATTGCCGATATGACACCCGGCGAACTGATTACTGTCACCCGTCTAAAAAAATCTGCAGAATACCTGGCGGAGCAGAAATACAGTATTACAGAGATATCTGTTATGGTGGGCTTTAACTCTGCCACCCATTTTGGGCGTTGTTTTCAGAAGCAGTTTGGAATGAGCCCCAGTAAGTTTTTGATACAAGGACAATCAGAATAA